A window from Carassius gibelio isolate Cgi1373 ecotype wild population from Czech Republic chromosome B3, carGib1.2-hapl.c, whole genome shotgun sequence encodes these proteins:
- the LOC127952772 gene encoding rano class II histocompatibility antigen, A beta chain-like isoform X2: MSLLQFLSCHLILTLSVLTGAKSADDYYIRRSRCIYSSPDYSDMVYIDSFYLNKFLFTQFNSTLRKFVGFSEIGMKFAERWNDSPFLESERNVATICKFLFKTEDTPDLVKVVKPKVKLRSVKQAGGRHPAVLMCSAYEFYPPHIKVSWLRDGKPVTSEVTSTMEMANGDWYYQIHSDLEYTPRSGEKISCMVEHDSFNKPMIYDWDPSLQEYERNKVAIGASGLVLGIIFTATGLIYFKKKSTGRVLVPQQ; the protein is encoded by the exons ATGTCACTGCTACAGTTCTTGAGTTGTCATCTCATTTTGACACTGTCTGTATTGACTGGAGCAAAAAGTG CTGATGACTATTACATAAGACGGTCAAGATGCATCTACAGCTCTCCTGATTACAGTGACATGGTGTATAttgacagcttttatttaaataaatttctaTTCACACAGTTCAACAGTACTTTGAGGAAGTTTGTGGGATTTAGCGAGATCGGAATGAAATTTGCAGAGCGATGGAATGATAGCCCCTTTTTGGAATCAGAGAGAAATGTTGCTACTATATGCAAATTTCTTTTTAAAACCGAGGACACACCTGACCTTGTTAAAGTAG TGAAACCAAAGGTTAAGCTCAGATCAGTGAAACAGGCTGGTGGCAGACATCCAGCTGTGTTGATGTGCAGCGCATATGAATTTTATCCTCCGCACATCAAAGTTTCGTGGCTGAGAGATGGTAAACCAGTGACCTCTGAAGTGACATCCACTATGGAGATGGCTAATGGTGATTGGTACTACCAAATTCACTCTGACCTGGAGTACACTCCCAGATCTGGAGAGAAGATCTCCTGTATGGTTGAGCATGATAGCTTCAATAAACCCATGATCTATGACTGGG ATCCGTCTCTCCAAGAGTATGAGAGGAATAAAGTTGCTATTGGAGCCTCTGGTCTGGTGCTGGGAATCATCTTCACAGCTACTGGACTAATTTACTTCAAGAAGAAATCAACAG GAAGGGTCCTAGTACCTCAGCAATGA
- the LOC127952772 gene encoding rano class II histocompatibility antigen, A beta chain-like isoform X1, whose translation MSLLQFLSCHLILTLSVLTGAKSADDYYIRRSRCIYSSPDYSDMVYIDSFYLNKFLFTQFNSTLRKFVGFSEIGMKFAERWNDSPFLESERNVATICKFLFKTEDTPDLVKVVKPKVKLRSVKQAGGRHPAVLMCSAYEFYPPHIKVSWLRDGKPVTSEVTSTMEMANGDWYYQIHSDLEYTPRSGEKISCMVEHDSFNKPMIYDWGSHIISDVLYSTDPSLQEYERNKVAIGASGLVLGIIFTATGLIYFKKKSTGRVLVPQQ comes from the exons ATGTCACTGCTACAGTTCTTGAGTTGTCATCTCATTTTGACACTGTCTGTATTGACTGGAGCAAAAAGTG CTGATGACTATTACATAAGACGGTCAAGATGCATCTACAGCTCTCCTGATTACAGTGACATGGTGTATAttgacagcttttatttaaataaatttctaTTCACACAGTTCAACAGTACTTTGAGGAAGTTTGTGGGATTTAGCGAGATCGGAATGAAATTTGCAGAGCGATGGAATGATAGCCCCTTTTTGGAATCAGAGAGAAATGTTGCTACTATATGCAAATTTCTTTTTAAAACCGAGGACACACCTGACCTTGTTAAAGTAG TGAAACCAAAGGTTAAGCTCAGATCAGTGAAACAGGCTGGTGGCAGACATCCAGCTGTGTTGATGTGCAGCGCATATGAATTTTATCCTCCGCACATCAAAGTTTCGTGGCTGAGAGATGGTAAACCAGTGACCTCTGAAGTGACATCCACTATGGAGATGGCTAATGGTGATTGGTACTACCAAATTCACTCTGACCTGGAGTACACTCCCAGATCTGGAGAGAAGATCTCCTGTATGGTTGAGCATGATAGCTTCAATAAACCCATGATCTATGACTGGG ggtcacatattatatcTGACGTACTGTACTCCACAGATCCGTCTCTCCAAGAGTATGAGAGGAATAAAGTTGCTATTGGAGCCTCTGGTCTGGTGCTGGGAATCATCTTCACAGCTACTGGACTAATTTACTTCAAGAAGAAATCAACAG GAAGGGTCCTAGTACCTCAGCAATGA